CCGGGGTTCGAAGTGCAGGGTGACGTGGTCGCCGAGCGCCGGGGTCTCGCGCAGCTCCGGCAGGTCCGCCTTGATCCGGTGGCCGTCCACATCGACGTACAGCCGGTGCGTGGAGCCGCGCCACTGCACCTCGGTGATCTTGCCGCTCAGGGCGTTCGGGCCCTCCCCCAGGGCGAGCAGGTGCGGGCGCACGCACAGGGTGGCGCTCGCGCCGGGGGCCGCGCGGCCCGGATCGAGGTCCAGGGTCCGCCCGGCGAACAGCGCGCCTCCCTCGGCGACGGTGACCGGGAGGAGGTTGGCGTTGCCGACGAACGAGGCGGTGAACTCGGTGCGCGGGGTGCGGTACAGCTCCTGCGGGGTGCCGCAGTCCTGCAGCCGCGCCTTGTCCATGACCGCGATCCGGTCGGCGAGCGTGAGCGCCTCGACCTGGTCGTGGGTGACGTACAGGATCGACACGTCGGGCAGTTCGCGGTGCAGCCGGGCCAGTTCGGCGAGCATCCCGGAGCGCAGCTGCGCGTCGAGCGCGGAGAGCGGCTCGTCGAGCAGCAGCACCCCGGGGCGGATCGCGAGCGCGCGGGCGATGGCCACGCGCTGCTGCTGGCCGCCGGACAGTTCGCGCGGGTAGCGCTTGGCGTAGGCCGCCATGCCCGTCATCTCCAGGGCCTCGGCGACCCGCCCGGGGATCCCGGCCTTGGGTGCCTTCTGCGCCTTGAGGCCGAAGGCGACGTTGTCCTCGACCCGCATGTGGGGGAAGAGCGCGTACTGCTGGACGACCATGCCGATGCCGCGCTTGTGCGGCGGGAGCGCCGTGACGTCCCGGTCACCGATGAACACCCGGCCCGAGGAGGGACGTACGAATCCGGCGACCGCCCGCAGCGCCGTGGTCTTGCCCGAACCGGAGGGGCCGAGCAGGGCCATGACCTCGCCCGGCTCCACGGTCAGGTCGAGGGAGTCCAGGACGGTCGCGGCGCCGTAGGCGACCGAGACCGCGTCGAAACGGATCCCGCTCACGCCGCGGACTCCGCGGACTCTGCGGCCGGCGGGACCAGCTGGGCCATCGGGCCCAGGAGCGCCGGGAGTTCGGCGATCGAGCCGAGGACGTGGGTCGCCCCGTGGGCGGTGAGGGCCGCCCGGTCGTGCGCCCCGGTCAGCACCCCGGCCACGGTCCCGGCGCCCGCGCGCTGCCCGCTGAGCATGTCGTAGGCGGTGTCGCCGACGACGACCGCCGCGCGTACGTCGTCCACCGCGCCGGTGCGCAGGAACGCGGCCAGCACCATGTCCGGGTACGGGCGCCCGCGGCCGCCCGCGTCGGCGGGGCACAGCGTCAGGTCGGCGAGGTCCCGCCAGCCGAGGGCGTCGAGGATGGCGTCCTGGGTGACGCGGGCGAAGCCGGTGGTCAGGACGACGGTGCGGCCCTCGGCGCGGAGCGACTCGATGGTCTCGCGGGCGCCGGGGAGCGGGGCGACGAGACCGCCGTCGACCAGTTCGCCGTAGGCCTGCTCGAAGGCGGTGTTGGCGCGCCGGGCGAGGTCCTCCGTGCCGAAGAGGTGCCGGAAGACGGAGATCTTCGACTCGCCCATGGTGTCGCGGACGTACTGGAGCTTGGCCGCGTGGTCGGCCGAGCCGGGCTCGACGCCGAGGCGCTCGGCGGCGCGCTCGAAGGCCCGCTCGACGAGGCCGCCGTCGGCGACGGTGGTGCCGGCCATGTCGAGGACGACGAGCTTGCGGTGGAGGGTATTGCCGTTGGCGGTGGTGATGGTGGCCATGTCTGTTACCAGCCCAGTTCGTTCGCGGTGGTTTCGGCTATGGCGGGCGAGCAGGTCATGCCCCGGCCGCCGGGTCCCGTCACCAGCCACACGCCGTCCCGCACCTGCTCGCGGTGGACGACCCGGGTGGTGTCGGTGCACTGCGCGTACACGCCCGCCCAGCGGTGCCGGATCTTCGGCAGCGGGCGGCCCAGGAAGGACTCGACGACCTCGGTGAGGTGGTCGTAGGGCTCTTCGAGGGTGTCGAACGCGAAGGGGTGCTCGTACTCGTGGGTGTCGCCGATGGTCAGGCCGCCGTCGCGGCGCTGGACCATCAGCAGCTGCATCTTGTGCGCGGCGGCGACCGGGGCCTGCGCCTGCTCGGCGTTGAGCGCGTCGAGGGCCGCCGACTGGTACGCCGGGTAGTAGCGGAAGCTGTCGGCGTCGGCGACCGAGGTGGTCAGCGGCTCGCCGAGCGGCTCGGTCTGCATCATCTGCAGCCGGACGCGGCGCACGGGCAGTTCGGGGGCCAGCTCGCGGACCAGGCCGGAGAGCCAGGCACCGGTGGCCAGCACGACGACGTCGCCGCGGTGCACGTCACCGTGGTCGTCGCGGACGGCGCCGGGGCCGGTGACCTCGCGGACCTCGCGTCCGGGGAGGAAGGTGTAGCGGCCGGAGGCGCGGAGCGCCTCGCGCAGGTGGAGCTGCGCGGTGCGGGGTTCGACGGCCGCGTCCCGCTCGCACCACAGGGCCGCCTCGAAGGCGCCGCGCAGGGCCGGGTTGATCTCGCGCGCTTCGGCGGCGGTGACCAGTTTGTAGCCGCGGGCGGCGGCGTCGGGGCGGGCGACGGCCGCCTCGGCGACCGCGTACTCGCGGGCGTTGCGGACGGGGGTGAGCGATCCGATGGCGCGGAAGCCCAGGCCGGGGACCCGTTCCCCGATCCGCTCCCAGAGCTCTCGGGCCCGCAGCGCCGTGTCCAGCTCCGCACCGCCGGCCCGTCCGCTGACCCAGATCTGGCCGAAATTGCGCAGCGAGGCGCCGCGTGCCTCGGCTTCGCGCTCGATCTGGACGACCTCGTGGCCGCGTTCGACTGCTTGCCAGGCGTGCATGGTGCCGACCACGCCGCCTCCGATGACTATGACTCTCACCCGGCCCACGGTGGTCGCGGCCCATGGCCCGGGAGGAGCCATCAGGCAACACCACGGTGAACAGCCCTCGACCTTTGGACCAGACCCGTTATCGTTCCGTGACGAAAGCGCGCCCCATTAGTCCGCTTACCGGGTATTTGGAGGTCGGCTCGTACGGCTACTCGGGGCGCAGGTGCGTCGTGAAGCTGAACCGGTCGCCACGGTAGAGCGAACGCACCCGCTCCAGCGGGCGCCCGTCCTGATCCCGCGAGAACCGGTGGATCAGCAGCATCGGGAGCGCGGGCGGAGTACCGATGAGCAGCGCCTCGCGCGGGGTGGCCAGGACCGTCTCCAGCTTCTCGTCGGCGTCGCCGAAGCCGATGCCGAGCCGCTCGCGGAGATATCCGTAGAAAGAGGAATCCGGCTGGAATTCGCCGTCCAGGCGGGGGGCACGGGCCACCCGGATGTACGTGCTCTCCAGCCCCACCCGCTCGTCGTCGGCCAGCAGCACCCGCTCCAGGTGCCAGACGGGCTCGCCGGCCTCGGCACCGATGCCGTGCGCGAGGTCGGGCGGGCAGGGGAACTGCTCCAGCCCGATCAGGTTGCGGCCGGGGCGGCGCCCCTGACGGCGGACCCCCTCGGTGTAACTGGCGAGCGAGAGCGGCTGCTCCAGCTTCGGCCCGGCGACGACGGTGCCGCGCCCGGCCCGGCGCAGCCGGCCTTCGAGGAGCAGCTCGCGCAGGGCCTGACGAACGGTCTCGCGGGACACCTCGTAGCGCTCGGCGAGATCACGCTCGGTCGGCAGCGAGCCGCCCTCGCCGAGCTCCTCGACGAGCTCGGAGATGCGGGCCTTGACGGCGTAGTACTTGGGGATGCGCCCGTGCTCAGGAATGCCGGATCGGACCGGCGAGCCGGGTCGGTGCTTGGTCGGTTCCACGCTGGGACTGTACGCATCCAGCCCGGCCGACGGCTGAGGCGCCCCCGGTGGGCAAGACGGGCCCGCGCCATATCCAGCCCCGCCGGCGTTTGAGGCGCCCCCGGAGGGCAGCCGGACCCGAGCCGAACCCAGCCCGGGTAGCCACATCCAGCCCCACCCGGCACGGGCAGCCGGACCCCGGCCAAATCCAGCCCCGCCGGCGTTTGAGGCGCCCCCGGAGGGCAAGACGGGCCCGCGGCCTACGACGACGTACCGCCCGCCACCCTCCGCAGGCGCCGGGCGCCAAACAGCAACCCACCCCCCACGGCCACCGCCCCAAGCGCCCCGAACCCACACGCCCACTCCCGCCCCCCACCCGCACCGGTCTCGGCAAGGGCGTCGTCCTCCGCCCCGGCCCCGTCCTCCGCCTCGGGCCCCGCCTCCTCCGCAGGATCCCGCGGCCCCTCGACAGAGAACCGGTACCCCCCGCTCTCCCCGACCCAGTCCCCGTCATCCCCGTTGCGCTGGACCAGCGCCGCATCCGCGACCACCTCCCCCTCGGGCGCAGTCGCCGCGAAGGCGAGCTGCACCTTGACGGTGGCCGACCCGCCGGGCCCGACGGAGAAGCCGGGAAAGGCCTCCCCGCCGTCGAACACGGCGATGACCTCGTCCCGGTCGGTGCTCTCCAGGCTGACGGGGAAGGTGGTGCCCTGCGCCTCGAACTCCATCCGCAGGTGGGCGGGTCGCAGGGTGCGCGCCTTGTCCGTGAAGACGACCACGGGGTGGATGGCGGTGCAGGCGGAGCCGGTGGTGTTGGTCAGGTCCAGGTACCAGGTCTGCGGTCCGGCTCCGATGCGGTAGACGGACGGGCCCCCGCGGATCCGGGCCCCGATGGGGAAGGCCGTGTTCTTGCCGTCGCCACAGCTGGCCTTGGCGCGCGAGGGCAGCGCGGGCGCGGGGCGGGCGCCGCCACCGCCGGGGGGCGCGGGCGCGGCGGCCGCGGGGACGACGGCCGGTCCTGCCACGGCGATCAGGACCGCGGAGAGGGCAAGGGCTTTGCGCAGTCGCATAGGAGGCCTTCGCTGGCTCGCCGGACGATGATCTGACGAAGCGACAATCACCCCGCCGTGCCCGCACCCTCCCACGCCCTCACCACCCTCCCCACCCACCACGCCCCACCCACCCACCTTTCCCCCCAATCGGCGCACGCCCCCCAACCCAGCCCACCCACCAACCCAGCCCAACCCAGCCCGCCCGCTCGCCAAACCAACCCACCAAGCCCAACCCAGCCGCCCGCCAAACCAGCCCGCCCCGGCAACACCGGCCCAATCCAGCCCGCCCGGCGTTTGAGGGCCCGCCGGAGGCCCCACAACCCATAGCCGCCCACACAGCCCACCCAAAACCAGCCCACGCCAAACCCAGCCCGCCCCGGCAAACCCAGCCCGCCCCTGCAAAACCGGCCCAATCCAGCCCGCCCGGCGTTTGAGGGCCCGCCGGAGGCCCCGCGACCCGCAGCCCGCCCACACAGCCCAGCCACATCCAGCCCGCCCGGCGATTGAGGGCCGACGCACGCCAAGACCGGGCACACCACCGGGCCAGGGCCAGAACCGTCCCCCGGTTCAGACTCGGCCGGAGCCGAAGAGGGGAGCCAGGACCAGCTCCGCCGCCCCCTCGGCCACCCCACCGGGAGCCCGCTCCACCCGCGCCGGTTCGCCACCGAGCGCCCGCGCCGCCAGCACCGTACGGACCCCCTCGACGAACACCTCCGGCGCGCCCGCCACCACGCGCCCACCCAGCAGCACCCGTTCCACGTCCAGCAGCGCGACCAGGTTCGCCGCGGCCTCCCCCAGCACCCGCGCGGCCCGCGCGAGGTCACCCCGCGCCACCGCCTCCAGGCACAGCACCTCCGCACACCCGCGCGCCCCGCACCGGCACGGAGGCCCGTCCAGCAGCAGCACCTGGTGCCCGAACTCCCCCGCACCCGACCTGCTCCCCCGGTACACCTCGCCCCCGAGGCGCAGCCCCGCGCCCAGCCCGGTGCCCACGTGCAGGTACACGGAGCCGCCGGGCCCCGGACCGGCTCCGGCCGCGCCCGCGTTGGTGTCCTTGTCCACCACCACCGGCAGCCCGAGCCGCCCGGCCAGCGCCGCCCGCAGCGGGTAGCCCTCCCACCCGGGGAACCCGGTCACCCGGCCCAGCACCCCGGTCCGGTGGTCCAGCGGCCCGGGCGCGGCAACCCCCACACCCAGCGGCACCCCGACCACCCCACCGGATCCCCCCGCACCACCCACAGCACCCACAGCACCCACGCCAGCCAGGCCAGCCAGGCCACCCACTCCACCCAGACCACCCCCGCCCGGGCCACCCCCACAGGCCCGAACCACCGCCTCGGCCACGACCCCCACGACCACATCGGGCTCGGCACCGAAGTCCAGCGGCCGGCGCCACTCGGCCACCACCCGCCCCAGCAGATCCACCCGCACCACGCGCAGCTCATCCCGGTCCAGGTGCGCACCGACGGCGTACCGGGCCTCGGGGACCAGCCGCAGCAGGGTGCGCGGCTTGCCCCCGGTGGACGCACCGCGGCCCGCCTCCGCGACCAGGCCCTCCGCCGCCAGCCGGGCCGTGATCTTGCTGACGGCCTGGGGAGTCAGTCCCGTACGCGCCGCCAGTTCGCCACGGCCCGGCCCGGCCTCGCCGCGCAGGCCCGCCGCGCGCAGCAGGCTCAGTACGAGCGCGGCGTTGTGCCCGCGCAGTCCGGCCAGATTCGCTCCGCCGCCCGCACCACCCGCGTCGTCCCCGCCGCCGACACCCTCGCCGCCACCGCCACCGCTACCCCTGATCACCCGCCCATTGTCCACCCTCCTTGCACTTCGGCAACAGTGTTGCCAAAGTAGACTCATGGCTACCACCTCCCCCAGCACCCCCGCCTCTCCCAGCACCCCCACCAGCCCCACCCGCCCCCTCCGCGTCGGACTGATCGGCTACGGACTCGCCGGTTCCGTCTTCCACGCCCCGCTCGTGGCCGCGACCGACGGGCTCGTCCTCGACACGGTCGTCACCTCCGACCCCGCCCGCCAGGCCCAGGTGCACGCCGAGTTCCCGGACGCACACGTCGTACCGACCCCGGACGAGCTGTGGGAGCGGTCCGCGGAACTGGACCTGGTGGTCATCGCCTCCCCCAACAAGACCCACGTCCCGCTCGCCACCACCGCCCTGACCAGGGGCCTCGCCGTGGTCGTCGACAAGCCCCTCGCCGCCACCGCCGCGGAGGCCCGTGAACTCGCCGCGCTGGCCGACCGGACCGGAACCTTCCTGTCCGTCTTCCAGAACCGCCGCTGGGACAACGACTTCCTCACCGTGCGCCGCCTGATCGAGGACGGCGAGCTGGGCGAGATCCAGCGCTACGAGTCCCGCTTCGAGCGCTGGCGCCCGCAGCTCAAGGGCGGCTGGCGCGAATCCGGCGCCCCGGAGGAGATCGGCGGGCTGCTCTACGACCTGGGCAGCCACGTGGTGGACCAGGCCCTGGTGCTGTTCGGCCCGGCCGTCCGGGTCTACGCGGAGACGGACGTACGCAGGCCCGGCGCCCGGGCGGACGACGACACCTTCATCGCGATCACCCACGCGGGCGGCGTACGTTCCCACCTCTACGTCAGCGCGACCACGGCCCAGCTGGGCCCGCGCATGCGCGTGCTCGGCTCCTCCGCGGGCTATGTGAAGTACGGCCTGGACCCGCAGGAGGCCGCCCTGCGCGAGGGCAAGCGGCCCGGCGTGGACCTGCCGTGGGGTGAGGAGCCCGAGCACTGCCGGGGCCGGATCGGCTCCGGCGAGTCCCCGCTGACGGGTGGCGGGCGGCCCGTTCCGACGGAGCCGGGCGACTACCCGGCCTACTACGCGGCGGTGGCGGCCGCCCTGCGCGGCGGCGGCCCGGCTCCGGTGACCGCGCACGAGGCGGCGGACTGCCTGGCGGTCCTGGAGGCGGCCCGGCGCTCGTCGCGGGAGGGGTGTGCGGTCAACATCTCACCGTCCGCCGACGGATCCGTCTGAAAATCGATCGGGCCGGTGATCCATTCGCCATAAGCTGTGAGAAACCTATGATCATCACACTTGCGAAGAGTGGGTACCCACAGTGAAGTTGTCCCGGATCGCATCGGCCGTCACCGCGGCCGCCATCGCCCCGGCCGTCCTGTTCTCCGCACCGGCCTTCGCCGCCGACGGCGGGACGGCGGCGGGGACCGCGTCCACCGTGTCGACGCCGGCCGACACGAAGCCCGCCGACACCAAGCCCGCCGACGGTACGGACCAGGCCGCGGCCGACCGCGCCGCGATCGAGAAGATCCTTGCCGACCCGAAGAGCGGCCGCGGCGTGCGCGAGGCCGCCGAGAAGGCCCTCAAGGGGACGGCCGCGGACATGCGGCACTTCCTGACGGTCGAACTGGCGAAGCAGCAGCTCGACGACGACCGGGTGCGCGTTTCCCAGCTCATCAACGCGGGCGGCAAGGCCGTCAAGCGCGAGGGCGGCAAGGCCATCGACGCCGGCACCCAGGCGGCGCTGACCGCGTTCCTGGAGACCGGCCAGCACACCGCGCGCCTCGAAGACGACCGCGTCGAGCTGCTCACGATGCTCAAGGGCGCCGGTCCGGGCCTGACCGAGGGCATCCAGAAGATCCTCTCGAACGGCACCCCGGCGCAGATCCGCGAGTTCGTGAAGACCACGCAGCACACGCTGCGCGACGACGACAACGCGGTCCTGATCTCGCAGATGCTGAACAAGAACCCCGGTCCCGAGCTGAAGAAGGCCGCGCAGGCCGCCCTCAAGGGCAGCCCGCAGGACCGCGCCGAGTTCCTGAAGACCGGGCAGTTCACGGCCCGCGAGAAGGACAAGCAGGCCGAGACCGGCAAGCCGGCCGACGGCAAGGACAAGCCGAAGGACCCGGCCACGGACAAGGGCGACGGCAGCGGCAAGGACAAGCCGAAGGACGAGGCCGGCAAGGGCACCGTCACCCCGGTGAACAACGGCTCCGGCGGCAACACCGCGGCCCCGGCCGGCGGCAAGGGCCCGCTCGCCTCCACCGGCAGCGGCTCTGAGACCCCGTGGATCGTCGGCGGCGGCGCCCTCGCCCTGGCGGCGGGCGCGGGCCTGGTGCTGACGGCGCGCCGCCGCGGCGCCTCGGCCCGCGGCTGACGCTCCGGGCACGAGCAGCGAGAGGGGGGTGGGCCCGCCGACCACGGCGGCCCCACCCCCCTCTCCGTACGCACGCCGCGCCTAGGCGCTCTTGAACTCCTGGCGCTGGCGGCCGAGCTTCTCGATCTCCAGCTCCACGACGTCACCGGCCCGCAGGAACGGCTTCGGCTCCGGCTGCCCCATGGCCACACCGGCCGGGGTGCCGGTGACGATGACGTCGCCCGGGTACAGGGTCATGAACTGGCTGAGGTACCGCACGACCTCGCCGACCGGGAAGATCTGGTCGGAGGTCTCGCCGTCCTGCTTGAGTTCGCCGTTGACCCACAGCTTCACGTCGAGGACCTGCGGGTCCGGGATCTCGTCGGCCGTGACCAGCCAGGGGCCGAGCGGGGTGAAGGTCTCGCAGTTCTTGCCCTTGTCCCAGGTGCCGCCGCGCTCGATCTGGAACTCGCGCTCCGACACGTCGTTCACGAGCAGGTAGCCGCCGACGTGCGCGAGGCCCTCCTCCGCCGAGCCCAGGTAGCGGGCCGTGCTGCCGATGACGACGCCCAGCTCCGCTTCCCAGTCGGTCTTCACGCTGCCGCGCGGGATCAGCACGGTGTCGTCGGGGCCGACGACCGTGTCCGGGGCCTTGAGGAACACGATCGGCTCCGCGGGGGTCTCGGCGCCGACCTCCGCCGCGTGGCCGTGGTAGTTCAGGCCGATGCCCACGATCTTGCCGATCCTGCCGACCGGCGCACCGATCCGCAGGCCTTCGGCGCCCAGGACCGGAAGCCCGCCGGATACCGCCGCGTCCCGTACCCGGGACAGCTCGGAGTCGTCGGCGAGCAGTGCGCCGTCCACATCCGTGATCAGGCCGGACAGGTCCCGCAGGGTCCCGTCCTGGTCGAGCAGCGCGGGGCGCTCAGCACCCACCGGTCCGACACGCAGCAGCTTCATGGGCATTCTCCCGTGGTCGTGGGTGGTCGGCCCGCGGGCATGCCCCGGGCCGGACGATGGGTTGCGGCCATCGGAGGATTGGTCGATCCTCCAAGATGTCCACCCAATCCGCAAGACCCTGTTCACAGACTGGAACGCTCGCCTCCGAGCGCGCCCCGTCCGGCGCGGTCCTTGCGGTGCTGGAGCCAAGCCCGCTCCGCCACCGTCCACCCGGTCGTCGCCACCAGGTACAGACCCGCGGCCAGCGGCACCACGGCGGCGGTGACCAGCGTGCCGAAGGAGAGCAGGGGCAGCACGCCGGACAGCTTGCGCATCGCTTCCCGCTGCTCGGCGGGCACCGAGGCGGGCAACTCGGGGCCACCGGCCGAGCGCGCGGCCCGCCGCCCCCGTACGGCACTCCACGCGGCGATGGCCGCGATGGCGGCGAACAGTCCCAGGAACACCAGGCCCGGCGCCCCGAACGGGCCGCCGTCCCCCAGCGCGTCGGTCCAGTGGGCCCCCAGCGGCGCCGCGAAGAGCCGCTCGCCCAGCAGCCCGCTGTCCACGGACGTGAACGCCCGGTACATGAAGAAGAACACCGGCAGCTGCACCAGTACGGGCAGGCACCCGGCCGACGGGGTCGTCCCCCGGAAGGCCGCCCGGCTCAGCGGGTGCAGGGCGAGCCGCACGAGCACGGTGAACAGCACGATCGCGGCAGCGGTCGCGGTCTGGGCCGCCACCGGCTCCAGCAGGTGGGCGAGCGCGGCGACGGGCTGCGCCACGCCCTCGGTGAGCGCATGGGTGAGCGGGGTGAGAACGGACACGGGGTCCCTCCGGGAGGTCTCGTCGGACGTCGAGAGATGCGTGAGGTGCATGTCGGCGTGACGAGCCGCGCGGGGGCGCGTGGACGTGGAGAACGCGGGAATGCGTGGCAATGCGGGAGCAAGGCTCTCCGCACGAGAAGAACGAGAAGAACGCGAAGTCTCGGCGGAAGGTCTCGATGCCCCGGGGTGCGCCCCTACGCGGCCGTCAGGACGGACCGCCCGGGCGCCCTGGGCCGCGAGCGGCCGGAGGCGTCGGGATCGCGCTGCGGCAGGAAGGCCGTGCGCTGCTCGCGATCGCGGATCGCGGTGCGTATTCGGGTGGGGGGTACGGGCGAGGCGGCCCGCGCGAGCAGCGCCGCACAGCCCAGCACCGCGGCGCCGACGGCGGCCGTGGCGGCGAAGGCCACGGCGGCGCTCAGCCCGCTCTCCCCGAGGGAGGATCCCAGGAGCAGCGTGAAGAGCCCGGCGAGCAGGACGACGCTCAACAGCCCACGGACCCGCGCCATTCGACCCACCCCCTTCACCTCGCCCCGATGACCTGCTTGCTACCCGACCAGCCTAACCTCACCCACTGACACCTCGTCCGCTGGCACCTCGTCCACTGACACCTCATCCACTGACCGCGGGGTCGGCGGCCAGCACCTCCGCGTCCGGCCGCCCGTCCGTCTCCCGCGGCCCGCCCCACGCCACCGCCAGCGTGACCACCAGGTTCAGGGCGAGCGCTACCATCCCCGCGTTCACCCCCCACACCGGATCGTGGCCCGTGAAAACGAGCGCGCAGACGGCCACGACCCCGGTCACCAGCCCGCTCACCGCCGCGGCCAGGGTCAGCCGCCGCCACACCAGCCCCAGCAGCAGCATCGGCACCAACTGCGCCATCCCCTCGTAGGAGATGAGCGAGAGCCGCACCAGCGTGTTCGGCGCCGTGTACGTCATCACCAGCGCCAGCGCCCCGGCCGCCACCACGACCACCTGCGAGGCGGGCTTCTGCCGCTCCCCCGCACTCCACCGCGGCACCAGCGACAGCACGCTGCGCCCCCACATCGTCCCGATCACCAGCATGAACACCGCCATCGGCACGATCGACGACAGCGCCGCCGCGACCCCGATCAGCCCGACCGCCCACGCGGGCAGCGAGTCGACGATCAGCTTGAAGAGCGCCAGGTTGGAGTCCGCGCCCGCCAGCCCCGGCACCACGAACAGCGCGGCCATCCCCAGCAGCATGGGGACGAAGAGCAGCACGTTGTAGGCGGGCAGCAGGATCGCGTTGCGCCGCAGCGCGTCGGCGTCGCGCGCCCCGAGATAGCCGGCCACCGTCGTGGGGAAGATGACCACGGTCAGCGCGTTGAGCACGGAGGTGGACACGAACCACCCCGTCCCGAGCCCGCTCTCCGCGCCCCCGTGCCCGGGCAGGGTCAGCCACTCGGGCCGCTCCGCGGTCAGCCGGGAGAACAGCTCCCCGTACCCGCCGAAGTAGTGCAGCGGCACGTACACCGCGAGGAACCCCAGCGTCCCGATCACCAGCACGTCCTTGAGCACGGACACCCACGCGCTCCCGCGCAGCCCGCTGACCACCACGAACCCGGTGGTGACGGCGAACGCCACGAAGTAGGCCCATTCCAGCGGCACCGCGCCGTAGGTCACCGTGGAGACCACCACCCCCATCCCGGTGATCTGGAGCTGGATGTAGGGCAGCAGGAACACCGTCGCCAGCACCGCGACCGCCGCGCCCAGCCAGGGCCGCCCGTACCGGTGCGCGACCATGTCCGAGATCCCGACCAGGGCGTGCCGGCGCGCGTAGTCCCAGAGCAGGGGCCCGACGACGTACCCGACCGCGTACCCGCAGGACATGTAGGCGACGACGTACATCACGGGCGCCCCGTAGTTGTAGCCCCAGCCCGCCGCGCCCAGGTAGCTGAAACTCGTATAGCCCTCGCCCGCCATCAGCACCCAGATGAAGACGGTCCCCAGCGAACGCCCGCCCACCGACCACTCCGCGAGCCCGCCGCCCCCGCCGCCGCGCCCGCGCACCGCGAACAGGCCCAGCGCGACGGTCGCCACCATGAACACGGCGAAGACGGAGGTGGCCACGGCCGCCGCGCTCACCGGTGATCACCGCGCCAGGCCAGCCAGACGGCGAGCGGAGTGAGCAGGGTCGCCCCCACGCACCACACGAGCAGGAACGGCACCCGACCGAAGACGAGCGGCTCCACCCGGTTGACCAGGGGCAGCACCCCGAGGAAGAGGACGAAGGGCGCGGCGAGCCACACCAGCTGAGGACGTTTCACCCGTTTCGAACGCATCGCCCCACGGTAGACACACTCACCCCTTCAACTTCCCCCACACCACGAGCCGGTACTTGGAGGTGTACTCGGGCGTGCAGGTCGTCAGGGTGATGTACGCCCCGGGTTCGTCGTACCCGTATTCGGGCTTCACCACGCTCCGCGGCACCGGCGCGATCACCCCGGCGTCCCGTTCGGTCGTCTCCGCGAGCACCTTGTCCACGACGTACGTGTACCGCCTGCCCTGCGTCTCGACCTGGATCTCGTCCCCGGCCCGCAACCGGTTGACGTAGCGGAAAGGTTCCCCGTGCGTGTTGCGGTGGCCCGCGAGCGCGAAGTTCCCCTGCGCCCCGGGCTGCGCGGTCCCGGGGTAGTGCCCGGCGTACCCCTTGTCGAGGACCGCCGCCTTGGACACCCCCTGCGCGACGGGCACGACCAGCCCCAGCGCCGGGATCCGCAGCACGGCATACGCCTGGGACGCGGGCGGAGGCGGAGCCGCGCGGACGGCTCCCGGGACGGAGCGGGACGGTGCCGTACCCGTACCCGTACCCGTCCCCGGAGCCACGGACTCCGCCCCGACGACCGGATCCCCACCGGCACCAGCCTGTTCCCCCTCACCCACACCGGGATCAGGACCGGGACCGGGACCGGACGGCTTGGCAGCATCCCAGGCCGACTCCAACGCACGCACCTGATCCCGCGCGGCCGCCACGGCCTCCCGGTTCGTCCACCACACCTGGTGCACCACCAGCAACAACACCACCACACCCACCGTGACGGTCAGTTCGGCACAGGTCCACAGCACCCGCGCGATCCCCACGCGCCGCGCCCGCCGACCGCTCCCCTGCACCACTACAGGTATGTGATCCCGCACGGGCCGCA
This is a stretch of genomic DNA from Streptomyces sp. NBC_00536. It encodes these proteins:
- a CDS encoding ABC transporter ATP-binding protein, producing the protein MSGIRFDAVSVAYGAATVLDSLDLTVEPGEVMALLGPSGSGKTTALRAVAGFVRPSSGRVFIGDRDVTALPPHKRGIGMVVQQYALFPHMRVEDNVAFGLKAQKAPKAGIPGRVAEALEMTGMAAYAKRYPRELSGGQQQRVAIARALAIRPGVLLLDEPLSALDAQLRSGMLAELARLHRELPDVSILYVTHDQVEALTLADRIAVMDKARLQDCGTPQELYRTPRTEFTASFVGNANLLPVTVAEGGALFAGRTLDLDPGRAAPGASATLCVRPHLLALGEGPNALSGKITEVQWRGSTHRLYVDVDGHRIKADLPELRETPALGDHVTLHFEPRDAVLLSAGVSDG
- a CDS encoding GntR family transcriptional regulator; this translates as MEPTKHRPGSPVRSGIPEHGRIPKYYAVKARISELVEELGEGGSLPTERDLAERYEVSRETVRQALRELLLEGRLRRAGRGTVVAGPKLEQPLSLASYTEGVRRQGRRPGRNLIGLEQFPCPPDLAHGIGAEAGEPVWHLERVLLADDERVGLESTYIRVARAPRLDGEFQPDSSFYGYLRERLGIGFGDADEKLETVLATPREALLIGTPPALPMLLIHRFSRDQDGRPLERVRSLYRGDRFSFTTHLRPE
- a CDS encoding ROK family transcriptional regulator translates to MRGSGGGGGEGVGGGDDAGGAGGGANLAGLRGHNAALVLSLLRAAGLRGEAGPGRGELAARTGLTPQAVSKITARLAAEGLVAEAGRGASTGGKPRTLLRLVPEARYAVGAHLDRDELRVVRVDLLGRVVAEWRRPLDFGAEPDVVVGVVAEAVVRACGGGPGGGGLGGVGGLAGLAGVGAVGAVGGAGGSGGVVGVPLGVGVAAPGPLDHRTGVLGRVTGFPGWEGYPLRAALAGRLGLPVVVDKDTNAGAAGAGPGPGGSVYLHVGTGLGAGLRLGGEVYRGSRSGAGEFGHQVLLLDGPPCRCGARGCAEVLCLEAVARGDLARAARVLGEAAANLVALLDVERVLLGGRVVAGAPEVFVEGVRTVLAARALGGEPARVERAPGGVAEGAAELVLAPLFGSGRV
- a CDS encoding TIGR03364 family FAD-dependent oxidoreductase, coding for MRVIVIGGGVVGTMHAWQAVERGHEVVQIEREAEARGASLRNFGQIWVSGRAGGAELDTALRARELWERIGERVPGLGFRAIGSLTPVRNAREYAVAEAAVARPDAAARGYKLVTAAEAREINPALRGAFEAALWCERDAAVEPRTAQLHLREALRASGRYTFLPGREVREVTGPGAVRDDHGDVHRGDVVVLATGAWLSGLVRELAPELPVRRVRLQMMQTEPLGEPLTTSVADADSFRYYPAYQSAALDALNAEQAQAPVAAAHKMQLLMVQRRDGGLTIGDTHEYEHPFAFDTLEEPYDHLTEVVESFLGRPLPKIRHRWAGVYAQCTDTTRVVHREQVRDGVWLVTGPGGRGMTCSPAIAETTANELGW
- a CDS encoding phosphonatase-like hydrolase, translated to MATITTANGNTLHRKLVVLDMAGTTVADGGLVERAFERAAERLGVEPGSADHAAKLQYVRDTMGESKISVFRHLFGTEDLARRANTAFEQAYGELVDGGLVAPLPGARETIESLRAEGRTVVLTTGFARVTQDAILDALGWRDLADLTLCPADAGGRGRPYPDMVLAAFLRTGAVDDVRAAVVVGDTAYDMLSGQRAGAGTVAGVLTGAHDRAALTAHGATHVLGSIAELPALLGPMAQLVPPAAESAESAA